The following nucleotide sequence is from Ferruginibacter lapsinanis.
CTTTTAAGTGGGCAAGATTATTTTATATGTATGGTAAAGGGCAAAATGAACGGTCTCTTATCCCTCAACTTGAAAAGGCAGTTGCAACTAAAGAAACGATTTTTAACATGAGTGGGGGTGAGCAAACACGGGATTTTCTTCCTGTAGAGACCATAGCGGCATATATTTGTGCCTTATCTTTGCAAAAATCAAATGAGGGGGTGTTTAACTGTTGTAGTGGCAACCCTTTATTAGTAAAAGACTTTATCAGTGCTTATTTAAAACAACACAATTATACAATACAGTTAAATTTAGGCTATTACCCATACCCGGATTATGAACCAATGCATTTTTGGGGTAACAATAAAAAAATAACAATGGTTAACAAAACTCACGAATTTGAAGTAGAAAGGAGAAATAGAATTGCACAAAATGGTGCAAACGAAAGTTTGAAAAAGGCAGCAAAAAGTTTTAATGATGCTTCTAATTCAAACCAATATTCTTATAACTTTTCCTGGATGGGCCGTCCAATTATTCAATATCCACAGGATATGATAGCTATGCAGGAATTGATCTGGGAAATAAAACCCGACCTGATCATTGAAACTGGTATTGCTCATGGCGGCTCATTAATATATTATGCTTCGTTATTGGAGTTGATCGGAAATGGTGAGGTGTTGGGTATTGATATTGATATCAGAAGCCATAATAAAATAGAGATTGAAAAACATCCTATGTTTAAAAGGATATCAATGATACAAGGTTCATCTATTGATGAAGCACTTGTTGAGCAAGTAAAAGAAATTGCTAAAGACAAACAAACAATATTGGTCGTTTTGGATTCTAATCATACACACGAGCATGTGTTAAGAGAATTGGAATTATACGCTCCTTTTGTAAGTGTAAATTCTTACATCGTTGTATTCGATACAATAGTTCAGGATCTGCCTGAAAATTATTTTAAAGAATCCAGGCCATGGGGTATAGATAATAATCCTAAAACAGCCGTTTGGGAGTTTTTAGAAAAGAATAAAAACTTTGAGATAAATCAGGAAGTGGATAATAAACTTCTGATTAGCGTAGCACCAAGTGGTTACTTAAAGCGTACAAGTTAATGACCCCTCAACAATTCCCTTTAGTAAGTTTTTGTATGAGTACATACAAAAGACCGGCTATATTGGAAAAACAATTAAGAAGCATTTTATTACAGGATTATTCCAACTTTGAGATCATTGTATCTGATAATGACCCTGAAGCTTCTGCTCAAATTATAGTAGACCAAATT
It contains:
- a CDS encoding CmcI family methyltransferase, encoding MEKILVTGATGFVGNYVITELLKLNCKVIATSTSVEKATSFEWFQKVTFVPFNLNEFDNEINYYEFFNKPDAIIHLAWQGLPDYKGDFHIQRNLPLHTAFIKNLIVNGVKNVTITGTCLEYGMQEGCLSEEMPLKPMVPYAVAKNSLREYIESLKKEFRFSFKWARLFYMYGKGQNERSLIPQLEKAVATKETIFNMSGGEQTRDFLPVETIAAYICALSLQKSNEGVFNCCSGNPLLVKDFISAYLKQHNYTIQLNLGYYPYPDYEPMHFWGNNKKITMVNKTHEFEVERRNRIAQNGANESLKKAAKSFNDASNSNQYSYNFSWMGRPIIQYPQDMIAMQELIWEIKPDLIIETGIAHGGSLIYYASLLELIGNGEVLGIDIDIRSHNKIEIEKHPMFKRISMIQGSSIDEALVEQVKEIAKDKQTILVVLDSNHTHEHVLRELELYAPFVSVNSYIVVFDTIVQDLPENYFKESRPWGIDNNPKTAVWEFLEKNKNFEINQEVDNKLLISVAPSGYLKRTS